In Methylotenera mobilis JLW8, the following are encoded in one genomic region:
- the rimP gene encoding ribosome maturation factor RimP: MQDLQTLIEKSVSQLGYELVDLEISNRGKLLRVFIDKQNPADSKDSVNIDDCVLVSNQLGNLLAVEHEIDYDRLEVSSPGMDRVLKKEADYVRFVGERVSIKLRVGIKDEGPNATETTLPRKTFLGLIQGVEDGHLLLEFEGFTYKMALSNIDKARLSPVF, from the coding sequence ATGCAAGATTTGCAAACGTTAATAGAAAAGTCAGTAAGCCAGTTAGGCTATGAGCTTGTTGATTTGGAGATTTCTAATCGAGGCAAATTGTTGCGTGTGTTTATTGATAAGCAAAATCCTGCTGATAGTAAAGACAGTGTGAACATTGACGATTGCGTGCTGGTTAGCAATCAGTTGGGTAACTTGCTGGCGGTTGAGCATGAAATTGATTACGACCGTTTGGAAGTGTCATCTCCAGGCATGGATCGCGTATTGAAAAAAGAGGCAGACTACGTGAGGTTTGTGGGCGAGCGCGTATCCATCAAGTTGCGTGTGGGTATCAAAGATGAAGGCCCTAACGCTACAGAAACAACCTTGCCACGAAAAACTTTTTTAGGTTTGATTCAAGGCGTAGAAGATGGACATTTGTTGCTGGAGTTTGAAGGGTTCACCTACAAAATGGCGCTCAGCAATATTGATAAAGCACGATTAAGCCCAGTGTTTTAA
- a CDS encoding sulfate/molybdate ABC transporter ATP-binding protein — protein MSIEIRNIKKNFGQFSALNDVSLDVPSGELVALLGPSGCGKTTLLRIIAGLETPDSGNILFHGNDATERQVQEREVGFVFQHYALFRHMTVFENVAFGLRVRPKQTRPSDAEIKRRVHELLELVQLDWLADRYPPQLSGGQRQRIALARALAVEPKVLLLDEPFGALDAKVRKELRRWLRRLHDELHITSIFVTHDQEEALEVADRVVVINRGKIEQIGTPQEVYDHPVSPFVYQFLGNVNQFDSHIHQGSAQVAGVDLKLDAHEDTQNTPALAFVRPHDIEIYNAKKSDRVGFEAIVRYVNAVGPLVKVELERHDHTELIEAELTQERFRELKLTPAQHVHVYPRNVRVFAA, from the coding sequence ATGAGTATAGAAATACGTAACATTAAAAAGAATTTTGGACAATTTAGCGCTCTTAACGATGTAAGCTTGGATGTCCCTAGCGGTGAACTTGTTGCTTTGTTAGGTCCATCAGGTTGCGGTAAGACTACGTTGCTGCGCATCATCGCTGGCTTAGAAACACCAGACTCAGGCAATATCTTATTTCACGGTAACGATGCCACCGAGCGCCAAGTGCAAGAACGTGAAGTCGGCTTTGTATTTCAGCACTATGCATTGTTCCGCCATATGACCGTATTTGAAAATGTCGCTTTTGGCTTACGTGTACGTCCTAAGCAGACACGCCCATCAGACGCCGAGATTAAACGCCGTGTACATGAGCTGCTAGAGCTAGTGCAGTTAGACTGGTTAGCTGACCGTTATCCACCACAGCTATCAGGTGGCCAACGTCAACGGATTGCTTTGGCACGCGCACTAGCGGTTGAACCTAAAGTATTACTGCTGGATGAGCCATTTGGTGCACTGGATGCTAAGGTACGTAAAGAACTGCGTCGCTGGCTACGTCGCTTACACGATGAGTTGCATATCACCAGTATTTTCGTGACCCATGATCAGGAAGAAGCGCTAGAGGTTGCTGACCGTGTCGTTGTGATCAACCGCGGCAAGATTGAGCAAATTGGTACGCCACAAGAAGTGTACGACCACCCGGTATCACCGTTTGTCTACCAGTTCTTAGGCAACGTCAATCAGTTTGATAGCCATATCCATCAAGGTTCAGCACAAGTGGCAGGGGTAGATTTAAAACTAGATGCTCATGAAGATACACAGAACACGCCAGCATTGGCTTTCGTGCGCCCACATGACATTGAAATTTACAATGCAAAAAAATCTGATCGCGTCGGTTTTGAAGCTATCGTGCGTTACGTCAATGCAGTTGGTCCGCTAGTAAAAGTAGAGCTAGAGCGTCATGATCATACTGAACTCATTGAGGCTGAACTCACGCAGGAGCGCTTTCGTGAGCTCAAGCTAACACCAGCGCAGCATGTCCATGTTTACCCTAGGAATGTACGCGTGTTTGCGGCGTAA
- a CDS encoding M23 family metallopeptidase, with protein sequence MDINEPNHHQSPQNSILTQNANKAERKQQRLSERKFKLRWVLAISCLPLFGIYTAFGIAPQTLTSNITTSMVVEEVSLPAVEQAQNDDANLTERFWYKDYVRRDDTLQSVLARVNIRNRDALDFIRTDSVASEIARSIIPGRQVKAETDADGNLFHFEYQINADAFLTITKTTDGYSAKQDDRVLEVRPILKSAKITSSLFGATDAANIPDNIAIQLADIFESEINFHTDLRRGDHFNVIYEGSYDQGELVKVGEVLAAEFVNDGKVYRAVGFRDGNNQMQYYTPEGKSTHKSFLRSPLEFSRVSSGFSVARFHPVLQRMRAHKGVDFAAPTGTRIKASADAVVDFVGQKGGYGNVIVLKHANGVSTLYGHLSRFAPELRRGAKITQGQMIGFVGMSGVATGPHLHYEFLINGQHQDPMKVALPKANILQGSNKAKFESTSSQMTAQLRLLGTSNIAALE encoded by the coding sequence GTGGATATTAACGAGCCCAATCATCACCAATCACCCCAAAACTCTATTTTAACGCAAAACGCCAATAAAGCTGAACGCAAGCAACAACGCTTATCAGAGCGTAAATTTAAGCTGCGTTGGGTATTGGCAATCTCTTGTCTTCCATTGTTTGGTATTTACACCGCGTTCGGTATCGCGCCGCAAACACTAACTTCCAACATTACGACTTCTATGGTTGTTGAAGAGGTGAGCCTACCCGCAGTTGAACAAGCACAGAATGATGATGCCAACTTAACCGAGAGGTTTTGGTATAAAGATTACGTACGCAGAGACGACACATTACAAAGCGTCTTGGCCAGAGTCAACATCCGCAACCGCGATGCCTTGGACTTTATTCGCACCGATAGCGTTGCTAGCGAAATCGCACGTTCCATCATTCCAGGCCGCCAAGTAAAGGCCGAGACCGATGCCGATGGCAATTTGTTTCATTTTGAATACCAGATCAATGCCGATGCATTCTTAACCATCACAAAAACTACTGATGGCTACAGCGCTAAGCAGGATGACCGTGTGTTAGAAGTACGCCCAATATTAAAATCAGCAAAAATCACCAGTTCACTATTTGGCGCAACCGATGCCGCCAACATTCCAGATAATATCGCGATTCAACTTGCCGATATTTTTGAAAGTGAAATCAACTTCCATACCGATTTACGCCGCGGCGATCACTTTAATGTAATTTATGAAGGCAGCTATGACCAAGGTGAATTAGTTAAAGTAGGCGAAGTGCTGGCAGCAGAGTTTGTGAACGACGGCAAGGTGTACCGCGCAGTGGGCTTCCGCGATGGCAATAACCAAATGCAATACTACACCCCAGAAGGTAAGAGCACTCATAAATCGTTCTTACGTTCACCATTAGAATTTAGCCGTGTCAGCTCAGGCTTTAGCGTAGCAAGATTCCACCCGGTACTGCAAAGAATGCGTGCACACAAGGGCGTAGACTTTGCCGCACCTACCGGCACTCGCATTAAAGCATCTGCCGATGCTGTGGTTGATTTTGTCGGTCAAAAAGGCGGCTATGGCAACGTGATTGTGCTGAAACATGCAAATGGTGTAAGCACTTTATACGGCCATCTTTCACGCTTTGCACCAGAACTGCGTCGTGGCGCTAAAATCACACAAGGCCAGATGATAGGCTTTGTTGGAATGTCTGGCGTGGCGACTGGTCCGCACTTGCATTATGAGTTCTTGATCAACGGCCAGCACCAAGACCCAATGAAAGTTGCTTTGCCTAAAGCCAATATTCTTCAGGGTAGTAATAAAGCTAAATTTGAGTCTACCAGCAGCCAAATGACTGCGCAGCTCAGATTGCTGGGCACCAGCAATATCGCAGCTTTAGAATAA
- the tyrS gene encoding tyrosine--tRNA ligase, translated as MNIEISQQLAVIKRGADELLIEAELVEKLKKGQPLKIKAGFDPTAPDLHLGHTVLINKLRQFQELGHKVLFLIGDFTGMIGDPTGKSTTRPPLTAEQVQENAKTYTAQVFKILKPEQTEVVFNSKWLNELGAAGMLKLAASHTVARMLERDDFSKRFKGNQPIAIHEFLYPLLQGYDSVALNADVELGGTDQKFNLLMGRELQKQAGQSPQCVLTMPLLEGLDGVNKMSKSLGNYIGIAEAPEIIFAKIMSISDELMWRYVELLSFESLETIAQWKADVANGSNPRDIKVRFAQEIVARFHSQADAEKALADFQTRSKGGIPDDVPEVAVTIDAEQVGVAQLLKLAGLVASTSEAFRAIEQGGVKLDGEKVTDKGLMLSKASSVVAQVGKRKFANVTIM; from the coding sequence GTGAATATTGAAATCAGTCAACAGCTTGCAGTGATTAAACGTGGCGCAGACGAGCTGCTAATCGAAGCCGAATTAGTTGAGAAGCTTAAGAAAGGTCAGCCATTAAAAATCAAGGCAGGTTTTGACCCCACTGCGCCAGATTTGCATCTTGGGCATACTGTACTTATTAATAAGCTACGTCAGTTTCAGGAGCTTGGCCATAAAGTGCTGTTTCTGATTGGCGACTTCACCGGCATGATCGGTGACCCGACCGGTAAAAGCACAACGCGCCCGCCGTTGACTGCCGAGCAAGTGCAGGAAAACGCTAAGACTTATACTGCGCAGGTATTCAAGATATTGAAGCCGGAGCAAACCGAAGTAGTGTTCAACTCTAAATGGCTCAATGAGCTTGGCGCTGCAGGTATGCTTAAGTTGGCAGCTAGCCACACTGTGGCGCGTATGCTGGAGCGTGACGACTTTTCCAAGCGTTTTAAAGGTAACCAGCCGATTGCGATTCATGAGTTCCTCTATCCTTTGTTGCAAGGTTACGATTCTGTTGCGCTAAATGCGGATGTGGAGCTGGGTGGTACCGATCAGAAGTTTAACTTGCTGATGGGGCGTGAACTGCAGAAGCAAGCTGGACAGAGCCCGCAATGTGTACTTACTATGCCGTTGCTAGAAGGCTTAGATGGCGTAAATAAGATGTCTAAATCTTTAGGTAACTATATAGGTATCGCTGAAGCACCGGAAATTATCTTCGCCAAAATCATGTCGATCTCAGATGAGTTAATGTGGCGTTACGTAGAGTTGCTCTCATTTGAGTCGCTGGAAACTATTGCACAATGGAAAGCGGACGTTGCTAACGGCAGCAACCCGCGTGATATTAAAGTACGCTTCGCACAAGAGATTGTGGCGCGCTTCCATAGCCAAGCGGATGCAGAAAAAGCTTTGGCTGATTTTCAGACGCGCTCCAAAGGTGGTATACCGGATGATGTGCCTGAGGTGGCAGTGACGATTGATGCTGAGCAAGTGGGCGTGGCCCAGTTACTTAAGTTGGCTGGCTTGGTTGCGAGTACTTCAGAAGCGTTTCGTGCGATTGAGCAGGGTGGCGTTAAGTTGGACGGCGAGAAGGTTACAGACAAGGGTTTGATGTTAAGTAAAGCTAGCAGTGTGGTGGCGCAGGTAGGTAAGCGTAAGTTTGCAAATGTAACAATAATGTAA
- a CDS encoding OprO/OprP family phosphate-selective porin has translation MQFQYSKFAATLLSAGFLSSPVIAHANDSNELEELRALVQELNQKVKVIERKGEINEETAAAAKKETPVVKASANGFGLESADGKNAIKLRGLFQSDYRSYQDGANDVRNRSNARAGNLDANGFHDANDTALLRRVRPTIEGTLFGKYDFRFTPELAGGNATVIDAYLDARLDPAFKIRAGKYKPFVGLERLQGGGDIKFVERSYVTNAILPNRDLGVSVYGDVLGDKLNYAFGVNNGVVDGGNASGTSEFDGSKEFTARLFATPFKDETNALSGLGFGIAGTTTNIDGERNLNFTDTSAADATRNGLPSYVTDGQQTFFRYGSATVADGKRTRIAPQASYYYGPFGLITEYARVKQDVSLSTGGSASGGGSGGNTVITPGTSKSLSHDAWQVAVSYLLTGEDASFRGVKPKNNFDIDKGGWGAWELVARYSEINLDSDTFKNKAGTSFSANTYADLSTSAKSAKSWTAGVNWYLNQDVKAQLNYSHTTFDGGAGVGVTAVNAAGTNIRDRQSENALLARLQVAF, from the coding sequence ATGCAATTCCAATATTCAAAATTTGCCGCCACACTATTATCAGCTGGCTTCTTGTCGTCACCTGTCATTGCTCATGCCAATGATAGCAATGAGCTAGAAGAGCTACGCGCTTTAGTACAAGAGCTTAACCAAAAAGTAAAAGTGATTGAACGTAAAGGTGAGATCAACGAAGAGACTGCCGCCGCAGCTAAAAAAGAAACCCCTGTGGTGAAAGCCAGTGCCAATGGTTTTGGCCTAGAGTCAGCTGACGGTAAAAATGCAATTAAGCTGCGCGGTTTATTCCAATCCGATTATCGCTCATACCAAGATGGTGCCAACGATGTACGTAACCGCAGCAACGCACGTGCTGGCAATTTGGATGCCAATGGTTTCCACGATGCCAATGATACAGCCTTACTACGCCGCGTACGTCCAACCATTGAGGGTACCTTATTTGGTAAATACGACTTCCGCTTTACACCTGAGCTTGCTGGCGGCAACGCAACAGTGATTGATGCTTATTTAGATGCGCGTTTAGACCCTGCATTTAAAATCCGCGCTGGTAAATACAAACCATTTGTCGGTTTAGAGCGCTTACAAGGTGGCGGTGATATTAAATTCGTTGAACGTAGCTACGTAACTAACGCTATTTTGCCAAATCGTGATTTGGGCGTTTCCGTCTACGGTGACGTGCTGGGCGACAAACTGAACTACGCGTTTGGTGTGAATAACGGCGTGGTCGACGGCGGCAATGCTAGCGGCACTTCAGAGTTTGATGGCAGCAAAGAGTTTACTGCCCGTTTATTTGCAACGCCATTTAAAGACGAAACCAATGCACTATCAGGTTTAGGCTTTGGTATCGCAGGCACTACAACCAATATCGATGGCGAACGTAACCTAAACTTCACGGATACCTCTGCAGCAGATGCGACCAGAAACGGTTTACCAAGCTACGTAACCGACGGCCAGCAAACCTTCTTCAGATACGGCAGTGCAACAGTAGCCGATGGCAAACGTACACGTATTGCGCCACAAGCAAGTTACTACTACGGTCCGTTCGGTTTAATCACAGAGTATGCACGCGTTAAGCAAGATGTAAGCTTATCTACTGGTGGCTCAGCATCAGGTGGTGGCAGCGGCGGCAATACCGTTATTACACCAGGCACCAGTAAATCTCTCAGCCATGATGCATGGCAAGTTGCAGTCTCATACTTGTTAACCGGTGAAGATGCCTCTTTCCGCGGGGTAAAACCTAAAAATAACTTTGATATTGATAAAGGCGGTTGGGGTGCTTGGGAATTAGTAGCACGCTACAGCGAAATCAATCTGGATAGCGATACCTTCAAAAACAAAGCTGGCACATCATTCTCAGCAAACACTTACGCAGATTTATCCACTAGTGCCAAATCTGCTAAATCATGGACGGCTGGTGTCAACTGGTATTTAAACCAGGATGTTAAAGCGCAACTTAACTATTCCCACACCACATTTGATGGCGGTGCTGGTGTAGGTGTTACTGCAGTAAACGCTGCAGGTACCAATATACGTGATCGTCAAAGTGAAAATGCATTGCTAGCACGCCTCCAAGTGGCTTTCTAA
- the cysT gene encoding sulfate ABC transporter permease subunit CysT, whose product MAKQKNILPGFNLSLGFTIFYLSLIVLIPLSAAFIKTTELSMPEFWEVITAPRVVASYKLTFGASLVGALINAVFGLLTAWVLVRYKFPGKKLIDAIVDLPFALPTAVAGIALTAVYSTNGWIGAWLEPLGIKVAFTPIGVIVALTFIGLPFVVRTVQPVLEDLEAETEEAAASLGANRLQTFFKIIFPAIWPALLTGFALAFARAIGEYGSVIFIAGNMPMVSEITPLIIITKLEQYDYAGATAVAVVMLVISFLLLFAINGLQWWSNRNRTAAS is encoded by the coding sequence ATGGCCAAGCAAAAAAACATTCTCCCGGGCTTTAACCTATCACTAGGTTTTACGATATTTTACTTAAGCTTAATTGTGCTTATCCCCTTGTCTGCGGCTTTTATTAAGACGACAGAACTGAGTATGCCTGAGTTTTGGGAGGTCATCACTGCACCTCGCGTAGTGGCATCTTACAAGCTCACCTTTGGCGCATCATTAGTTGGCGCTTTGATTAACGCAGTGTTCGGCCTGCTCACGGCCTGGGTGCTTGTGCGCTACAAATTCCCAGGTAAAAAACTGATTGATGCCATCGTAGATTTACCCTTTGCCTTACCAACGGCAGTTGCCGGCATTGCCCTTACTGCGGTTTACTCAACTAATGGCTGGATAGGTGCATGGCTAGAGCCACTGGGCATCAAAGTTGCGTTCACCCCAATTGGCGTGATTGTCGCACTGACCTTTATCGGGCTGCCGTTTGTGGTACGTACCGTGCAGCCAGTATTGGAAGACTTGGAAGCTGAAACCGAAGAAGCAGCCGCCAGTCTGGGCGCAAACCGCTTGCAGACTTTTTTCAAAATCATTTTCCCAGCGATCTGGCCTGCACTGCTTACCGGTTTTGCCTTAGCTTTTGCACGTGCTATCGGTGAGTACGGTTCAGTCATTTTTATCGCGGGTAACATGCCCATGGTTTCGGAGATCACCCCGCTCATTATTATTACTAAATTAGAGCAATACGACTATGCAGGCGCTACAGCGGTTGCTGTGGTCATGCTGGTGATTTCGTTCCTACTGCTATTTGCGATTAACGGTTTGCAATGGTGGTCAAATCGCAACCGCACTGCCGCTAGCTAA
- the cysW gene encoding sulfate ABC transporter permease subunit CysW: MSATATTQYSSYRNKVERSRATSEPVWIRYLLTAIALTFLTLFLFVPLAAVFTEALRKGFDTYITALVDPDALSAIKLTFIAALIAVPLNLVFGVAAAWAITKFEFKGKSILITLIDLPFAVSPVIAGLIYVLIFGIQGWFGSTLVDNDIKVIFAIPGIVLATIFVTFPFVARELIPLMQAQGKDEEEAGLVLGASGWQILWRITLPNVKWGLLYGVILTNARAMGEFGAVSVVSGHIRGMTNTLPLHVEILYNEYNYAAAFAVASLLALLALVTLALKTFVEWQVARNAIQHESA; the protein is encoded by the coding sequence ATGTCAGCAACCGCAACAACACAATATAGCAGCTACCGTAACAAGGTTGAGCGTAGCCGCGCTACTTCTGAACCTGTATGGATTCGTTATTTACTAACGGCTATTGCACTCACTTTTTTAACCTTATTTTTATTTGTGCCATTGGCTGCAGTATTTACCGAGGCACTGCGCAAAGGCTTTGACACTTACATTACCGCACTGGTGGATCCTGATGCATTATCGGCCATTAAGCTTACATTTATCGCCGCGCTGATTGCGGTGCCACTTAACTTGGTGTTTGGGGTAGCGGCAGCGTGGGCCATCACTAAGTTTGAATTTAAAGGCAAGAGCATACTTATCACCTTAATTGACTTGCCGTTTGCGGTATCGCCAGTAATTGCCGGCTTGATTTACGTGCTAATTTTTGGCATCCAAGGCTGGTTTGGTTCGACATTGGTCGATAACGATATCAAAGTTATTTTCGCAATACCTGGCATTGTACTAGCCACCATCTTTGTCACCTTCCCATTTGTGGCCAGAGAATTGATTCCATTGATGCAGGCACAAGGCAAAGATGAGGAAGAAGCAGGCCTGGTATTAGGCGCCTCTGGCTGGCAGATTTTATGGCGCATCACCTTGCCTAATGTGAAATGGGGCCTGCTATATGGCGTGATTCTTACCAACGCACGGGCGATGGGCGAGTTTGGCGCAGTTTCTGTTGTCTCTGGCCATATCCGTGGCATGACCAACACCTTGCCGCTGCATGTAGAGATTTTATATAACGAATATAACTACGCAGCAGCATTCGCCGTAGCCTCCTTATTGGCATTGCTTGCCCTAGTTACTTTAGCGCTCAAAACTTTTGTTGAGTGGCAAGTCGCTAGAAATGCAATACAGCATGAGTCTGCCTAG
- a CDS encoding EAL domain-containing protein, with amino-acid sequence MTVPTTNASSPIEQLRLQLKESLFLDLDDYGLAEQSTGEFNSTFLGVQLNTAFQPIYDIQAGDLIGHEALLRPSLGGELTSTPEFAFTYAEQTGKLVQFDRVARTLHVLNFKQIYAENGLLFLNVHPKLLVSVNTHGKVFERILHANSVPTHRVVIEIKESEIEQDKQLSEAIDNYRDRAYHISIDGFGGKKSHIDRLWKLSPDYVKLDLSIIQQAEGNHRVQKILPGLINLINESGAQTIITGIETQTQLDIAIESGGQFVQGYFLARPVNAKALQPSSALNKLSALHKVA; translated from the coding sequence ATGACAGTACCAACAACCAACGCAAGCTCGCCGATTGAACAATTAAGATTGCAGCTTAAAGAATCATTATTTTTAGATTTAGATGATTACGGCTTAGCTGAACAATCAACAGGTGAATTTAACAGCACGTTCTTAGGCGTTCAATTAAATACTGCATTTCAACCTATATATGACATTCAGGCAGGCGATTTAATTGGTCACGAAGCATTATTGCGACCATCCCTTGGAGGCGAACTGACCAGCACACCGGAGTTCGCCTTCACCTATGCCGAGCAAACCGGCAAACTGGTGCAATTTGACCGTGTCGCCAGAACGCTGCACGTATTAAACTTTAAACAGATATACGCAGAAAACGGGCTGCTATTTCTGAATGTACATCCTAAGCTACTCGTTTCCGTGAATACGCACGGTAAAGTGTTTGAGCGCATCCTGCATGCCAACTCAGTACCAACGCACCGCGTTGTGATTGAGATTAAAGAAAGTGAAATAGAACAAGACAAACAACTGTCAGAAGCGATCGACAACTATCGTGACCGCGCTTACCACATTTCAATTGATGGTTTTGGTGGTAAGAAATCACATATTGATCGCCTGTGGAAACTATCACCAGATTACGTCAAACTGGATTTAAGCATTATTCAACAAGCCGAAGGCAACCATCGCGTGCAAAAAATATTGCCAGGCCTCATTAACTTGATCAATGAAAGCGGCGCGCAAACCATCATTACCGGGATTGAAACACAAACCCAGCTAGATATTGCCATTGAGTCAGGTGGGCAATTTGTACAAGGCTACTTCTTGGCAAGACCAGTGAACGCTAAAGCCTTACAACCGTCGTCGGCACTGAACAAACTCTCTGCACTACATAAAGTCGCTTAA
- a CDS encoding sensor domain-containing diguanylate cyclase, translating to MTNSNDNFEADSAVYKTLLESTKAIPWKIDWNTLQFSYIGPQIEQLLGWTPASWVTVEDWASRMHPEDRAWVVDYCVAQSKSGTDHEADYRALTKDGEYVWIRDVVHVVRNAEGMVEALIGFMFDITERKNTEQKLIVLQKELEELSFKDALTGVYNRRMFDSVMEVEWANAKRNHQPLSLLMLDIDYFKQYNDHYGHIHGDECLKLVAKALSNVGTRSRDFFARFGGEEFIVVLPETDAAAANMIAERCRSLIFKAQIPHEKSLVSQILTVSIGVSTIIPAHSDQAIDLIAKVDRQLYQAKEKGRNRIA from the coding sequence ATGACAAATTCTAACGATAACTTTGAAGCAGATAGCGCCGTTTATAAAACATTGCTGGAGTCTACTAAGGCGATTCCTTGGAAGATTGATTGGAACACGCTGCAGTTCTCTTATATCGGGCCACAAATCGAACAGTTGTTAGGCTGGACACCCGCTAGTTGGGTAACCGTAGAGGATTGGGCTTCGAGAATGCATCCCGAAGACCGTGCGTGGGTGGTTGATTATTGTGTGGCGCAGTCTAAATCTGGCACTGACCATGAGGCAGATTATCGTGCGCTGACCAAAGATGGCGAGTATGTGTGGATTCGAGATGTGGTGCATGTAGTACGCAATGCCGAAGGTATGGTAGAGGCGCTAATTGGCTTTATGTTCGATATTACCGAACGTAAGAATACAGAGCAGAAGTTGATTGTATTGCAAAAAGAGCTGGAAGAGCTTTCGTTTAAAGATGCACTGACGGGTGTCTATAATCGTCGTATGTTTGACTCTGTAATGGAAGTGGAGTGGGCTAACGCTAAGCGCAACCATCAGCCGCTTTCGCTCCTAATGTTAGATATTGATTACTTCAAGCAATATAACGATCATTATGGCCATATTCATGGCGATGAGTGTTTAAAGCTTGTAGCAAAAGCGTTAAGTAACGTGGGCACTAGGTCGCGTGACTTCTTTGCGCGTTTTGGCGGTGAAGAGTTTATTGTTGTTTTACCGGAAACTGACGCAGCCGCGGCTAATATGATTGCGGAGCGCTGCCGTAGTTTGATTTTTAAGGCACAGATTCCGCATGAGAAGTCTTTGGTGAGCCAAATACTCACGGTAAGTATCGGCGTGAGCACGATTATCCCTGCGCACAGTGACCAAGCGATTGATTTGATTGCTAAAGTGGATAGGCAGTTATATCAAGCCAAAGAAAAAGGTAGAAATCGTATTGCTTAA
- a CDS encoding YezD family protein: MPNNPTTKTATQEILRVAEELRGGSGFGSIEVSVHEGRVTFIEKRERLRVQHASISGNISKLS, encoded by the coding sequence ATGCCAAACAACCCAACCACCAAAACTGCTACTCAAGAAATTTTACGTGTAGCGGAAGAACTCCGCGGTGGCTCTGGATTTGGTTCGATTGAAGTCAGCGTGCACGAAGGGCGTGTGACCTTTATCGAAAAGCGCGAGAGATTAAGGGTTCAGCACGCTTCAATCTCAGGAAACATTAGCAAACTTTCGTAA
- a CDS encoding sulfate ABC transporter substrate-binding protein codes for MKKSLLAIAVLAATISFVAPITASAKDITLLNVSYDPTRELYQDFNAAFSKYWLAKTGDKVTVKASHGGSGKQARAIIDGLDADVATLALAYDVDQLHEKGKLIPKDWQKRLAHNSSPYTSTIVLLVRKGNPKGIKDWDDLVKPGVSVITPNPKTSGGARWNYLAAWAFAQKKYGGDEAKTKEFVGKLLKNVPVLDTGARGSTTTFVERGIGDVLLAWENEAFLAQKELGVGKFEIVVPSLSILAEPPVTVVDKFAKKHGTEAVAKAYLEYLYTEEGQEIAAKNYYRPTSEAVAKKYESQFPKVNLIKIDEAFGGWQKAQKTHFSDGGTFDQIYQK; via the coding sequence ATGAAAAAATCATTACTCGCCATTGCAGTACTCGCAGCAACTATTAGCTTTGTAGCGCCAATCACAGCGTCTGCCAAAGACATCACCCTACTCAACGTTTCTTACGACCCGACACGTGAGCTCTACCAAGACTTCAACGCAGCATTCAGCAAATATTGGCTAGCCAAAACTGGTGACAAAGTCACGGTAAAAGCATCACACGGCGGATCTGGAAAACAAGCGCGCGCCATTATTGATGGCTTAGATGCAGACGTAGCTACCCTTGCCCTTGCGTACGACGTGGATCAGTTGCATGAAAAAGGCAAGTTAATCCCTAAAGATTGGCAAAAACGTTTAGCTCACAACAGCTCACCTTACACCTCAACCATCGTGTTGCTAGTGCGCAAAGGCAACCCTAAAGGTATTAAGGATTGGGATGACCTAGTAAAACCAGGTGTGTCCGTGATTACGCCTAACCCTAAAACCTCAGGTGGCGCACGCTGGAACTACTTAGCAGCATGGGCATTTGCACAGAAAAAATACGGTGGCGATGAAGCTAAAACTAAAGAGTTCGTTGGCAAACTGCTGAAAAATGTACCGGTGTTAGATACCGGGGCTCGCGGCTCAACCACGACATTCGTTGAGCGCGGCATCGGCGACGTATTACTAGCATGGGAAAACGAAGCGTTCCTAGCTCAAAAAGAATTAGGCGTAGGTAAGTTTGAAATCGTAGTGCCATCACTATCTATCCTGGCTGAACCACCAGTGACTGTCGTTGACAAGTTTGCGAAGAAACACGGCACAGAAGCTGTAGCTAAAGCTTACCTTGAGTACTTGTACACAGAGGAAGGCCAAGAAATTGCAGCTAAGAATTACTACCGTCCAACTTCAGAGGCAGTGGCGAAGAAATATGAAAGTCAATTTCCAAAAGTTAACTTAATCAAAATTGATGAAGCGTTTGGCGGTTGGCAAAAAGCACAAAAGACGCACTTCTCTGACGGCGGTACTTTTGATCAGATTTATCAAAAGTAA